The stretch of DNA CGCTATGGCGTTTTCGTAGACGGATTTCTGTATCTCATCCGGCACCAGCACCATGATCAGATCAGCCCAGCCGGATGCCTCCTCGACGGACGCCACCGAGAGGCCAGCCTTGACCGCTTTCGCCCTGCTTTTGCTGCTCTCCGGAAGGCCGACTTTAACATCCACTCCGCTCTCATGCAGGTTAAGCGCGTGGGCATGTCCCTGGCTGCCATATCCGATGACGGCCACTTTCACGCCCTTGAGATTGTTGCCCTTTATATCCTTGTCCGTAATAACGTTCATTCTTTCTTCCTCCTTCACTGGCGCGTTTCAATACCCGCCTAGTCGGTGTGCATCTCCCGCGCGATGGCCACTTTTCCGGTGCGCACTATTTCCTTGACCCCGAAGGGCCTGATCAGATTGATAAAAGCATCGATCTTGCCCTCTGCACCGGTAATTTCGAATGTGTAGCTGTGAGGGGAAACGTCAACAATCTTCCCCCGGAAAATATCGTTGATTCGCAGTATTTCAGCCTTGGTTTTTTCGGTGGCATTGACCTTGGCCAGGATCAACTCCCTGTCAACGAAAGAC from bacterium BMS3Abin14 encodes:
- the ilvH gene encoding acetolactate synthase isozyme 3 small subunit is translated as MRHTISITVENKFGVLSRVVGLFSGRGFNIESLSVGETLDPTVSRMTIVSRGDERIVEQVIKQLRKLVDIIKVTDLTDTSFVDRELILAKVNATEKTKAEILRINDIFRGKIVDVSPHSYTFEITGAEGKIDAFINLIRPFGVKEIVRTGKVAIAREMHTD